Proteins encoded together in one Leptospira semungkisensis window:
- the trxA gene encoding thioredoxin — MALTEINDSTFTSEITEGMVLVDCWAEWCGPCRMVSPVLEELSSELNGTLKIKKLNVDDNQDTAQKLNIQSLPTLLLFKDGQLVDKIIGALPKAQIKSFIERHK; from the coding sequence ATGGCATTGACCGAAATAAACGACTCTACTTTCACTTCCGAGATCACTGAAGGTATGGTCCTTGTAGATTGCTGGGCCGAATGGTGCGGACCTTGCAGAATGGTTTCCCCGGTTTTGGAAGAACTTTCCTCGGAGTTGAACGGAACCTTAAAGATAAAAAAACTAAACGTGGATGATAATCAGGATACGGCCCAGAAATTAAACATACAATCCTTGCCGACCCTTTTGCTTTTTAAAGACGGCCAATTGGTGGATAAAATTATCGGAGCCCTTCCTAAGGCGCAAATCAAGAGCTTCATCGAAAGACATAAATAA
- the rktP gene encoding Arg-Lys translocation region protein phosphatase RktP, protein MFPQIQSKHRLAFASFTASFILFLLYLLLDDFLFGEEIRKELRHFVWLRLLIGFFFSGILGTLTFYLLQFNFRSLRSLSQLLQNWTQDVYEDSGEIEREDELGELARHFRIALYQRKAKEENVSQEALSKKERELSDKIQKFFHKVRLHKIKNLDITVFPRSSEKAESDYASIIPTADGCLGILAGFPNYGALESALKTRLEGMISLAQETTGLRGEDLLYKIDRAIRSTPISYLNLTLFYLETRNGEAGILQYQKLPAFVHRNGKTNVLPNSKQVFYDFRSTQRDVRKISLKPGEFFVVLSDRLLELSNGTTETQFHSKLQNWSSNKEYKNSRDLTLDFGRFLETEAGKKGLSNAAILTVGRVWD, encoded by the coding sequence ATGTTCCCCCAGATTCAATCCAAGCATCGATTGGCTTTTGCATCATTCACCGCTTCCTTCATTCTATTCTTATTATATTTACTTTTGGATGATTTTCTTTTCGGGGAAGAGATTCGAAAAGAACTCAGGCATTTTGTTTGGCTCCGGTTACTGATAGGATTTTTCTTTTCCGGGATCTTAGGCACCCTAACCTTCTATCTTTTGCAATTTAATTTTAGATCCTTGCGCTCCTTATCCCAGCTATTACAAAACTGGACCCAGGATGTGTACGAAGATTCCGGCGAAATAGAAAGAGAAGACGAGTTAGGAGAACTAGCGAGACATTTCAGGATCGCACTCTACCAGAGAAAGGCCAAGGAAGAGAATGTTTCCCAAGAAGCATTGAGCAAGAAGGAAAGAGAACTCTCGGATAAGATCCAGAAATTCTTTCATAAAGTCCGTTTACACAAGATCAAGAATTTGGACATCACTGTATTTCCACGCAGCTCGGAAAAAGCGGAAAGCGATTATGCAAGTATTATCCCAACCGCCGACGGTTGCTTAGGAATATTGGCAGGCTTTCCGAATTACGGAGCCTTAGAATCCGCATTAAAGACCAGATTAGAAGGAATGATCTCTCTCGCCCAAGAGACTACAGGTCTCCGAGGAGAGGATCTATTGTACAAAATCGATAGAGCTATTCGCTCCACTCCGATTTCTTATTTGAATCTTACCTTATTTTATTTGGAAACAAGGAACGGAGAAGCTGGCATCCTACAATACCAAAAGCTTCCCGCATTCGTTCATCGGAACGGAAAAACAAATGTATTACCAAATTCTAAACAAGTATTTTATGATTTTCGAAGCACTCAAAGGGATGTAAGAAAGATCTCTCTAAAGCCGGGAGAATTTTTCGTAGTCTTAAGCGATCGCCTCTTAGAACTTTCCAATGGAACTACGGAGACCCAATTTCACTCTAAGCTGCAGAATTGGAGCTCCAATAAAGAGTATAAGAATTCCCGGGATCTCACTCTGGATTTCGGTCGTTTCCTCGAAACAGAAGCAGGCAAGAAGGGACTTTCTAATGCTGCAATTCTAACTGTAGGCAGGGTTTGGGATTAA
- the tig gene encoding trigger factor: MEFKTKKNQNASVELKLTFDKNDLEKAFEKAYKEKQKELKVPGFRPGKAPLDMVKRHLGDSVANDAINLLLAETVSDLSGKLEHKMVRFPKFTVEDYIPGKSLLATAVYDSEPEVTLGKYKKIKIKLPEVQVTDEDVVEELQFVRKQLARKLLREPQEGAEANDIVDMEFEVKEEGKEPTNAKNGSSDYKLGEANNLPGFDDHLYGMKTGELKNFSYTYPADYGREDLANKTVEFAMTLKAIYKEVLPELDDDLASEYDGSTSLQALKDKFKEDLTKNYTEGVKSKKMEEIYKELVEDSKFVFPDSYVNEESEHVYQGMMQDVLGRGQGGRIPKEHIPSIEKYAEMVGKPLEEIRSSFKDIAENRLKGYFARQKLAAAENISLSDEEFDKEISSLASRYGMPDADFKKELEKGKLIETYRDNFLAKKIDDTLFQLVEKKYNEKMSIRQLKEFLSNKETGGV, from the coding sequence ATGGAATTCAAGACAAAAAAAAATCAAAACGCATCCGTAGAATTAAAACTTACCTTTGATAAGAACGACCTAGAAAAGGCGTTCGAAAAGGCTTATAAAGAAAAGCAAAAGGAACTGAAGGTCCCAGGCTTCCGCCCAGGCAAGGCTCCTCTCGACATGGTCAAGCGTCATCTCGGGGACTCCGTTGCAAACGACGCAATCAACCTTCTTCTTGCAGAAACCGTGAGTGATCTTTCCGGAAAGCTGGAACACAAGATGGTCCGATTCCCGAAATTCACCGTTGAGGATTATATTCCCGGCAAGAGCTTACTTGCGACCGCAGTATATGATTCCGAGCCTGAAGTCACTCTAGGAAAATATAAAAAGATCAAGATCAAACTTCCTGAAGTCCAAGTCACAGACGAGGATGTTGTGGAAGAATTGCAGTTCGTGCGTAAGCAACTCGCTCGCAAGCTTTTAAGAGAGCCGCAAGAAGGCGCGGAAGCAAATGATATCGTAGATATGGAATTCGAAGTGAAGGAAGAGGGCAAAGAGCCTACCAACGCTAAGAATGGTTCCTCCGATTATAAATTAGGAGAAGCGAATAATCTTCCAGGCTTCGACGATCACCTGTACGGAATGAAGACCGGAGAACTTAAAAACTTCTCTTATACCTATCCTGCGGATTACGGAAGAGAAGACCTCGCGAACAAGACTGTAGAGTTTGCTATGACTCTCAAGGCAATTTATAAAGAAGTATTACCCGAGTTAGACGACGATCTAGCAAGCGAGTATGACGGATCCACTTCTCTTCAGGCATTAAAGGATAAATTCAAGGAAGATCTTACCAAGAATTATACCGAAGGCGTGAAGTCCAAAAAGATGGAGGAGATCTATAAGGAACTCGTCGAAGATTCCAAATTCGTCTTCCCGGATTCTTATGTGAACGAAGAGTCCGAGCATGTATACCAAGGTATGATGCAAGATGTCCTTGGCAGAGGCCAGGGGGGAAGGATCCCTAAGGAACATATTCCGAGCATTGAGAAATACGCGGAGATGGTCGGAAAGCCTTTGGAGGAGATCAGAAGCTCCTTCAAGGACATTGCAGAGAATAGACTCAAGGGATACTTCGCGAGACAAAAATTGGCTGCGGCCGAGAATATCTCCCTCAGCGACGAGGAATTCGATAAGGAAATCTCTTCTCTTGCCTCAAGATACGGTATGCCGGACGCCGATTTTAAAAAAGAGTTGGAAAAAGGTAAACTAATCGAGACTTACCGGGACAATTTTTTAGCAAAAAAGATAGACGATACCCTCTTCCAGCTTGTAGAAAAGAAATACAACGAGAAGATGAGTATCCGTCAGCTAAAGGAATTCCTTTCTAACAAGGAAACTGGAGGAGTATGA
- the clpP gene encoding ATP-dependent Clp endopeptidase proteolytic subunit ClpP — protein sequence MSVIPVVIEQTGRSERSYDIYSRLLKDRIIFLGNAISDEYANVVIAQLLFLDAENPDRDIYLYINSPGGYVSSGLAIYDTMQYIKADVRTLCVGQASSMAALLLAGGAKGKRSALPHSRIMMHQPTGGATGQASDIAIQAKEVLKLKEVLNGLYAKHTDKTVEMIQKDTERDLYMTAEEAQAYGIIDSVISIERQKN from the coding sequence ATGAGCGTAATTCCTGTCGTTATCGAGCAAACGGGTAGGAGTGAAAGATCCTATGATATATATTCTCGTCTTTTAAAAGACCGGATTATTTTCCTTGGGAATGCAATTTCTGACGAATACGCGAACGTTGTGATCGCGCAACTTCTGTTTCTAGACGCGGAAAACCCCGACCGAGACATCTATTTATATATTAACTCTCCCGGAGGATATGTATCTTCCGGGCTTGCCATTTACGACACTATGCAGTATATTAAGGCCGATGTTCGGACTCTCTGTGTAGGTCAAGCTTCCTCTATGGCTGCATTATTATTGGCTGGTGGAGCAAAGGGCAAACGTTCGGCTCTTCCTCATTCCAGGATCATGATGCACCAACCGACTGGAGGTGCTACCGGCCAAGCTTCCGATATCGCGATCCAAGCTAAGGAAGTGTTGAAACTGAAAGAAGTTCTGAATGGACTCTACGCGAAACATACGGATAAGACCGTAGAGATGATCCAGAAAGATACGGAGAGAGATCTTTATATGACTGCCGAAGAGGCGCAAGCCTACGGGATCATAGACTCCGTCATTTCAATCGAGCGCCAGAAGAATTAA
- the clpX gene encoding ATP-dependent Clp protease ATP-binding subunit ClpX, whose translation MAKKPTGTNSKQKLFCSFCGKEQDSVKRLVAGPGVYICDECISLCNEIIAEEPEQEKERTELLGEVPNPAAIKAILDQYVIGQDHAKKALSVAVYNHYKRIYLKDKKADIELEKSNILLIGPTGSGKTLLAQTLAKIIKVPFAIVDATALTEAGYVGEDVENIILKLIQNADNDIKKAEIGIIYIDEVDKIARKSDSASITRDVSGEGVQQALLKIIEGTVANVPPQGGRKHPHQEYLQVDTKNILFILGGAFVDLDNIIKTRTGVKTIGFGSDEKEGKVVRDESKGEILARVIPDDLMKFGLIPEFIGRMPVIATLQDLSIEMLKRIFKEPKNAILRQYTKILEMENVKLSFEESAIDKIAQLAIERESGARGLRAIVENLMLDLMYEIPSRKDVEEVIITEDAVTGTKPPKLVLKKEPKIA comes from the coding sequence GTGGCAAAGAAACCTACCGGAACCAATAGTAAGCAAAAATTGTTTTGTTCGTTTTGCGGAAAAGAACAGGATTCCGTCAAACGGTTGGTCGCCGGTCCCGGTGTTTATATTTGCGACGAGTGTATTTCTCTCTGTAACGAGATCATCGCCGAAGAGCCTGAGCAAGAAAAAGAACGCACTGAGCTTTTAGGCGAGGTCCCAAATCCTGCGGCTATCAAGGCAATCTTGGATCAGTATGTAATCGGACAAGACCATGCAAAGAAGGCATTGTCTGTCGCGGTTTACAATCATTACAAAAGAATTTATCTCAAAGACAAGAAAGCGGATATCGAATTAGAAAAATCGAATATTCTTCTGATCGGACCTACAGGATCCGGAAAAACCCTTCTTGCACAAACTCTTGCTAAGATCATCAAAGTTCCTTTTGCGATCGTAGATGCAACCGCTCTAACTGAAGCAGGTTATGTAGGGGAAGATGTCGAGAATATCATCCTCAAACTGATCCAAAACGCGGACAACGATATCAAGAAAGCTGAGATCGGTATCATCTATATAGACGAAGTAGATAAGATTGCACGCAAATCCGACAGCGCTTCCATCACTCGTGATGTGAGCGGAGAAGGAGTACAGCAGGCTCTCTTAAAGATTATCGAAGGGACTGTGGCAAATGTTCCTCCTCAAGGCGGAAGAAAGCATCCTCACCAAGAATATCTGCAAGTGGATACTAAGAATATCCTCTTCATTCTGGGTGGAGCCTTCGTGGATCTGGATAATATCATCAAGACTAGAACAGGTGTGAAAACCATCGGTTTCGGTAGCGATGAGAAAGAAGGAAAGGTAGTCCGAGACGAGTCCAAAGGAGAGATCCTTGCTCGAGTGATCCCGGACGATTTGATGAAGTTCGGATTGATTCCTGAGTTTATCGGGCGTATGCCGGTGATTGCAACCTTGCAAGACCTGAGCATTGAAATGCTGAAACGCATTTTCAAAGAGCCTAAGAACGCAATTTTACGTCAGTACACTAAGATTCTAGAAATGGAGAATGTAAAACTCTCCTTCGAAGAATCTGCAATAGATAAGATCGCACAACTTGCGATTGAAAGAGAGTCCGGAGCTCGTGGCCTAAGAGCCATCGTCGAGAATTTGATGTTGGATTTGATGTATGAGATTCCTTCCCGCAAAGATGTGGAAGAAGTAATCATCACAGAAGATGCGGTTACCGGAACCAAGCCACCTAAGCTAGTACTGAAGAAAGAACCTAAGATCGCTTAA
- a CDS encoding Sec-independent protein translocase subunit TatA/TatB codes for MYSPLAFIGNLGWPEILIILFLALLLFGGKRLPSLAKDLGDGIRSFRKSLSGDSEGESAKIQEPEEKPATSTKKSKKSA; via the coding sequence ATGTATTCACCCCTTGCATTCATAGGAAACTTAGGTTGGCCGGAAATCCTCATTATCCTGTTTTTAGCTCTTCTCCTCTTCGGAGGCAAGCGACTTCCCTCCTTGGCAAAAGATTTAGGAGACGGAATTCGTTCTTTCAGGAAATCTCTATCGGGAGATTCCGAGGGAGAATCCGCTAAGATCCAAGAACCGGAAGAGAAGCCGGCAACCAGCACTAAGAAATCCAAAAAATCCGCTTAA
- a CDS encoding cAMP/cGMP-dependent 3',5'-cyclic-AMP/GMP phosphodiesterase — protein sequence MLKEQTRGYIELPRGGYLVDTSEGYFQIGSPPETIKDTMAEKKTPLVFILPNKFFHVEKGISTAELEFPIYFNFFLRQKKTTIICTSEQKDQLITVLKESLMGPEEINLESEYLNGAESYGFPDMKAEMAYFRGYKGLDDVVEFLVFDTDNMVNLGKVLVRKLPSGDFRITDGSKETEIPGEVGFNIKYEIGHRLEEPFQAPILGITCLGPSHGFDPEDNTSGFIIWLNHQGIMVDPPVNSTEWLRMSNVNPKLINHVILTHCHADHDAGTFQKIMEETKITIHATATVMESFIRKYSALTKIPRKELLELFNFQPIIIGRPAMINGGEFNFHYALHSIPSVGFEFFFQDQSFVYTSDHLNEPDVHEKMFEKGVLPESRWKFLKEFPWDRRIIYHEAGIPPLHTRVSYLASLPPDIQEKITVYHIARSDMPEGTKLKLARFGIENTVYPEITPPKHMEAYNLLDILSQIDIFSGFPIEKAKEFLLIVQEERYKRGDQIIKKGTPGDKFYIIASGNVKFEGLLANSDIGPIKRYGQYEYFGEASLVLDLPRAADVYAETDVVALTIDKNKFLQFIRNTDLRQNLIRLNSIRDSNSWKTLIDSRHFKGLTSHQVTQLEMIMRLSKVNRGSVLISEKAFYHEAYIIRHGKVSVYQAGKKLAELSDGDFVGEIYAISKKLVSSYTFQAESETELFSISQNELIQYIKRNPGVYMRMNTVY from the coding sequence ATGCTAAAAGAACAAACCAGGGGATATATAGAACTTCCTAGAGGAGGGTATCTCGTAGATACGAGTGAGGGATACTTTCAAATCGGCTCTCCTCCCGAAACCATCAAGGACACGATGGCGGAAAAGAAAACTCCCCTGGTATTCATTCTTCCGAACAAATTCTTTCACGTAGAAAAGGGGATTAGCACCGCAGAGCTAGAATTTCCCATATACTTCAACTTCTTCTTAAGACAAAAGAAAACCACCATTATCTGTACTTCCGAACAGAAGGATCAGCTCATTACAGTACTTAAAGAATCCTTAATGGGTCCTGAAGAGATCAATTTAGAATCTGAATATCTGAACGGCGCTGAGTCTTATGGCTTTCCGGATATGAAAGCGGAGATGGCATATTTCAGAGGGTATAAGGGACTAGACGATGTGGTCGAGTTCCTAGTATTCGATACGGATAATATGGTGAACCTCGGAAAGGTCTTGGTTCGCAAACTTCCATCAGGCGATTTTAGGATCACCGACGGTTCCAAAGAGACTGAGATCCCAGGCGAGGTCGGTTTTAATATCAAGTATGAGATCGGTCATAGATTAGAGGAACCTTTCCAAGCACCTATATTAGGAATTACTTGTTTAGGACCTTCTCATGGATTCGATCCTGAGGACAACACTTCGGGATTCATTATCTGGCTGAATCACCAGGGGATTATGGTGGATCCTCCGGTAAATTCTACCGAATGGCTTCGCATGTCCAATGTGAATCCTAAGCTCATCAACCATGTGATTCTCACTCACTGCCATGCCGACCATGACGCAGGAACCTTCCAAAAGATTATGGAAGAGACTAAGATCACCATTCATGCGACTGCGACTGTGATGGAGAGCTTTATTCGCAAGTATTCTGCTCTCACTAAAATTCCCCGCAAAGAATTATTAGAATTATTTAATTTTCAACCGATCATCATCGGGCGACCCGCAATGATCAACGGGGGAGAATTCAATTTTCATTATGCACTTCATTCTATTCCTTCTGTAGGATTCGAGTTCTTCTTCCAAGACCAATCCTTCGTATATACTTCTGATCATTTGAACGAACCGGATGTACATGAGAAGATGTTCGAAAAGGGGGTTCTTCCGGAATCTCGCTGGAAATTCCTGAAAGAGTTTCCTTGGGACAGAAGGATTATCTATCATGAAGCAGGAATTCCCCCTCTTCATACTAGGGTGAGTTATTTGGCTAGCCTTCCTCCCGACATCCAAGAAAAGATCACAGTCTATCATATCGCTAGATCGGATATGCCGGAAGGCACCAAGTTGAAGCTGGCTCGTTTTGGGATAGAGAACACTGTTTATCCAGAGATCACTCCTCCAAAGCATATGGAGGCTTATAACTTACTAGATATCTTAAGCCAGATCGATATTTTCAGCGGTTTTCCGATAGAGAAGGCGAAGGAGTTCCTTCTTATCGTCCAGGAAGAAAGATACAAGCGCGGAGATCAGATTATTAAGAAGGGAACTCCTGGTGATAAGTTCTATATCATCGCTTCCGGAAATGTGAAATTCGAAGGCTTACTCGCAAATTCAGATATCGGACCGATCAAGCGCTACGGACAATATGAATATTTCGGAGAGGCTTCTCTCGTTTTAGATTTGCCTAGGGCAGCAGACGTATATGCGGAGACAGATGTAGTAGCTCTTACTATAGATAAGAACAAGTTCTTACAATTTATTCGAAATACGGACCTAAGACAGAACTTGATTCGACTGAACAGCATTCGCGATAGCAATTCTTGGAAGACACTTATAGATTCCAGACATTTCAAAGGACTTACTAGTCATCAGGTCACTCAACTTGAGATGATTATGCGACTTTCCAAGGTGAACAGGGGTTCAGTGCTTATCTCGGAAAAAGCGTTTTACCACGAAGCATATATCATTCGTCATGGAAAAGTAAGCGTATATCAGGCAGGCAAAAAATTAGCCGAACTGAGCGACGGAGACTTCGTGGGAGAGATCTACGCGATATCCAAAAAACTGGTATCCAGTTATACGTTCCAAGCGGAGTCGGAAACGGAATTGTTTTCTATTTCACAGAACGAACTGATACAGTACATTAAACGGAATCCCGGCGTTTACATGAGAATGAATACCGTCTACTAA
- the tatC gene encoding twin-arginine translocase subunit TatC, whose amino-acid sequence MSSKTKPPKQKTLESPKLTPDPDALVTEREKFMTLGEHLEELRSVLLRTIFVFSFFFVASLFFGEEIHKVFTRPYKNVLGEGATFYQIKLMAPFMVYLRTGFMVSVLVSFPFTLVFLWGFVAPALEPKTARLGKALIAFSTVLFWLGVWLCWTQAFENFLRIFLVTFRPLDIETKLPIDEYYDVFFNIHLIFGLAFQLPVLMVLLAALGILKLSFLLSHWREAILGLAVAAAVLSPGPDIMSMLMLFIPLLGLFAISLVLIAIIERK is encoded by the coding sequence ATGTCCTCAAAAACAAAGCCCCCAAAACAAAAAACTCTAGAATCTCCGAAATTAACCCCGGATCCAGATGCCCTCGTAACGGAGAGGGAGAAGTTCATGACCCTGGGCGAGCATTTGGAAGAATTACGCTCGGTACTCCTTCGGACTATATTCGTATTCTCATTCTTCTTCGTTGCTTCTTTGTTTTTCGGAGAAGAGATCCATAAGGTTTTCACAAGACCCTACAAGAACGTATTGGGGGAAGGTGCCACCTTCTACCAGATCAAACTCATGGCTCCGTTCATGGTGTATCTTAGAACCGGATTCATGGTTTCTGTGCTCGTGAGTTTTCCGTTTACCCTTGTCTTTCTCTGGGGATTCGTTGCCCCTGCCCTCGAACCGAAAACAGCAAGACTTGGGAAGGCGCTCATCGCATTTTCAACTGTTCTTTTCTGGTTGGGAGTTTGGCTTTGCTGGACCCAAGCCTTCGAGAATTTCCTCAGAATCTTTTTAGTTACCTTTCGTCCTCTAGATATAGAAACAAAGCTCCCTATCGACGAATACTACGACGTATTCTTTAATATACATCTGATCTTCGGTCTCGCCTTTCAATTGCCGGTTCTAATGGTATTGCTCGCTGCATTGGGTATATTAAAACTTTCTTTCCTACTTTCTCATTGGAGAGAAGCAATCTTAGGACTGGCGGTGGCCGCTGCAGTGCTTTCTCCCGGACCGGATATCATGTCCATGCTCATGCTATTTATTCCTCTATTAGGACTCTTCGCGATCTCACTCGTTTTGATCGCAATTATTGAAAGGAAGTAG
- the mobA gene encoding molybdenum cofactor guanylyltransferase encodes MRPSTDTSGILLAGGLSSRMGRDKALLSLRDETNFLQKSYHKLRSLCETVYVSVREEQKEVYSNYISREFLISDSISKVQGPLCGILSAFSAATKDFHPSSFLVLAVDMPLLKTKTLLRLMMSGKDSKDGAFYRTEAGIEPLCGLYKSEFLSSLLERTRKEEKISFSPKDLLEDADLSLFEIPVREKRGFSNLNTPKDLLGF; translated from the coding sequence ATGAGACCCAGCACTGATACTTCAGGCATTCTTCTTGCCGGAGGCTTAAGCTCTCGGATGGGAAGAGATAAGGCACTTCTTTCCTTGCGAGACGAGACGAATTTTCTGCAGAAGTCCTATCATAAACTTAGGAGTCTCTGTGAAACCGTATACGTTTCCGTTAGAGAAGAACAAAAAGAAGTCTATTCAAACTATATCTCGCGAGAGTTTTTAATCTCCGACTCTATATCTAAAGTCCAGGGCCCTCTTTGCGGGATCTTAAGTGCATTTTCTGCGGCGACGAAAGACTTTCATCCTTCTTCTTTCTTAGTTTTGGCGGTGGATATGCCATTACTGAAGACTAAGACCCTTCTTAGGCTAATGATGTCGGGAAAAGATTCTAAGGACGGAGCCTTCTACCGAACGGAAGCGGGAATAGAACCGTTATGCGGTCTTTATAAATCCGAATTTTTGTCTTCTCTCTTGGAAAGAACTCGAAAAGAGGAGAAGATTTCCTTCTCTCCTAAAGACCTACTGGAGGATGCGGATCTGAGTTTATTCGAAATACCTGTTCGAGAAAAAAGGGGATTTTCCAATCTGAATACACCTAAGGATCTGTTGGGTTTTTAG
- a CDS encoding molybdenum cofactor biosynthesis protein MoaE yields the protein MSVLETFAHITFESILLPSKLPDIPEMGGYVFFSGIVRNVNEGKKVTHLEYEAYVPMANDTIRKILLDAKEKWDLLHADCIHRLGKLNISEIAVIVETGSMHRAEAYAANRYIIDRVKHEVPIWKREFYLDGSSEWSQGCSHETQH from the coding sequence ATGTCTGTTTTAGAAACATTCGCTCATATTACCTTCGAATCCATTCTTCTTCCTTCAAAATTGCCGGACATTCCCGAAATGGGAGGATATGTTTTCTTTTCCGGGATTGTGCGTAACGTAAACGAAGGAAAGAAGGTGACTCACCTGGAATACGAAGCTTACGTTCCCATGGCAAATGATACCATCCGCAAGATCCTCTTGGACGCGAAAGAGAAATGGGATTTATTGCATGCGGATTGCATTCATAGATTAGGAAAATTGAATATATCTGAGATTGCAGTTATCGTTGAGACCGGCTCGATGCATAGGGCAGAGGCATACGCGGCAAATCGTTATATTATAGATAGAGTGAAACACGAAGTCCCGATCTGGAAGAGGGAATTCTACCTAGACGGATCTTCCGAATGGTCGCAAGGCTGTTCTCATGAGACCCAGCACTGA